In Phaseolus vulgaris cultivar G19833 chromosome 3, P. vulgaris v2.0, whole genome shotgun sequence, the sequence GATGAAGGGTTAAGTTTGAATGTGTCAAAATTGaatggaaagaaagaaaaaagtttaAGGGAAAGAAGTCAAAGCAATTTTCGTTAAACGATTGGACAATAGTTGAATATTACATCTACCATAAGAAATGTCACTTCAAGTTGAGTTTTCCACAAAAGAAGTGATATGAACCAACTTTACAAGAAGCTAACCACAAACCCAAAGGACTATTGAAGGCTAGGTCAAACATCTCAGGTGGAGACACGGGGCCTCACCAGCCATCAAAAGATCCTCAGGAGAAGAACAATCGGGCATGGGACAGAGTATCAATTAtttttccttctagtctttttaaGACAAGTTTAATTTGTAATCAATTGGGCTCACATTGGCCCAATtagaagaagaataagctagCTTATCTTCTAGAAAGCATGTGTCACCCATGTGTTCACCTTTGACCTAGATTCTAGAAGACTCCCTCATGTACTCACATTTGATCTAGTTTCTAGAAGCTTGCAGTCATTTCCACCCCTACCCTTCCTCTCCAAGGCGCTCATATATATAAACAGGGTGTCTCCCCTCTTGTAaatcacattgaattttgaagtaaagaaactctattTGAGTGAGTCTAGAGTGTTCCTATATTTTctcttagtcttatcttggcaGAGATAGCTGCAAGTGGCGACTCCATCCTCACTCATTTTGGAGCTTCCTTCCCCAAGTGTTGTGATTCCTCGTCATTTCTTTCCACTCACCAAGCTTCCTCTACTCCTTACtcctttcttttcaattttgcCATTACTCTTCATTTCTTTTGGTCATTATCTATCTTCATTTCTTTGTCTTGATTTAATTTCCGCAATCATCATCTTAgtaattgttttttcttttgttcttttgaagagaaccttcacacttacttaaccacttggttaagtttgtgtccagtggAAATCTTCATTGAGTTTCACCTACCATTACTAATTAAAATCATAATCTAAGAAAAACCATCTAAAATGTgcaattctaaaatcaactcacatcaagaagagaaatgAAAAATGCAAGAAATCTCATTTTAAGAAGAGATTTATTGATGTCATTGTAGAATCTGATAGCTACGAGTCTACAGGGCTATTAGTGGCATCTGTGTTTGATAGATAGAAGAGCTAGATCATGGACTTGGATGCACTTATCTCATGTGCCATGTGAAGGAGTTCTTTGAGACTTTTGAACTGGAAAAGGGTGGAATAGttctttttaaaaacaataaatctTGTAAGGTGCATGACATGGGGTCTATCAAATTAAAGATGTTTGATAATTAGGAGATGTTGTTGCAAGAAGGGAGATATATTCTAGAGCTTATGATGAATCTTTTTTCAATTAGTGTGTTTCATTACATTGGTTTAACAAACAAGATTGTACAAGAAATTATAAAGATTCTAAGGGGAGCATCTACAATTGCTAAATGGGAGAAAAAAATGCCATTTACAACTTAAACTATTCAATAGTGATTGCACATCATTTATGGCTAATAAGACGATGCATGATAAGATGAAGTTAGCATCTAAGGTTGGGACACATAAGTGAGAAGAATTTAGTAGAGTTAGAGAAGCATAACCAATTAGGAGATGATAGGATGAGGTTGGAGTTTTTGTGATCACTACGTACTGAAAAAAGTATCATATAGATTGAAGTTTGAGATTAGTAAACATGTGTCCAAAAAACCTTTTTAAGTTTGCTCATGTAGACCTATGGGTTCCAATGCCAGCTCAGACTTATGATAGAGGGTTTTTTTTCCTCAGTATCATAGATGATTACTCAAGGAGGGTGTGGATCTATATCTTGAAAAGTAAAACTAGGGTTTAAGGTTCTTAGGACAAACAATGGATTGAAGTTGTTTAAGGAGTTTTATAGGGTAGAAGGTATAAAAAGGCATAAAACTGTTGTAAGTACATTACAAAAAATGGGTTGACTGAGAAGATGAACAAACTCATTTTGGAGATGGTGAAATATATGTTGTAAAGAATTGGATTGCCTAAGTCCTTATGGGGAGAAGCTGGAAACACTATCGTCTACTTCATAAACGAAAGTCCTTTGTCTACTCTAAATTGCAAGACTCCCATTGAAGTAGGGAGTGGAAGGCCAATAGATTATGAAAATTTGAAGGTGTTGATGCTTTGGCATTTGTAGATGTCAAGAAGGACAAACTTGAAACATGGGTTGAGAGTTGTATCTTCATTAGATACATAAAAGGAGGAAAGCAGTATAACCTATGAAGGTTGGAGCCTGAAGAGGTTAGATGTTTTGTTAGCAAGGGCATCACATTCGATGAAACTTGAATGACTATGATGTGTATGGATCCAGATAAATGGAAGGAGAAAGTCAATGCTAAGATGGAGCCTTCTAATGATGGATTAGATCGTTTGAAAGTGTTACAAGATGATGCATTAGATGATGTAAACCAACATTCTAGCTTTTACTCAAGAAGGCCCATACGTGAAAAAGTTAACTTGTACTATCAACTTAAATGTGATAGGGAGAAAAGAATGATCAAACCTACACAAAGGTTTGGATATGTTGACCTTATCAGTTTTGCATTGAcaacaattaaagagatataaGGTTCAGAGCCTATAAACTTTTAGGATGCTATAAAAGGCATAAAAGATCAGTAATGGTAGGTTACCATGAAGGAGGAGATTAAATCTCTAAGGAAGAATCACATATGGATGTTTGTTGATCTACCAAGAAACCATAAGGTAGTAAGAGCTAAATGATTGTTTAAGAAGAAGGAGGAAATATCAAGTGGGGAGGGACAAAAGTTGAAGGCTAGATTGGTGGCAAATTTTTTTACACAATTGGATAGAGTATACTATATTGAGAGATCTTTTCACCTATGGTAAAATAttattccataaagattttgaTGTATATTATTAACTAGTATAATCTGATGTTATAACAGTTAGACGTGAAACAACTTTTCTAAATGGAATCTTCAAAGAGACTATATACATGCAACAACTTGAAGGGTTTGTTAAAGATGAGTGGaagatgtgtttttttttaagaaatcatTTTATGGATTGAAATAGAGTCTAAGGAAGTGATGTAAGATATTTAATGACTTCCTAAGGTATTCAACGTTCCAAAGGAATAATTATGGTATCTATGTCTATATCCtcaaaagagaagaaaagtcTACGGTGTTTTTACTCTTATATGTAGATGATATCCTTATAGCCaaccaatataaaaatgaattggAGGAGCTCAAAGAAAAATTAAGTTCAAAGTTTGAAACGAAAGATCTTGGTCCCACGAGGAAAATAATGGGGATGAACATACAAAAGGATCACACGGTTGGGATATTGTGTCTATCTTAGTAGGGATACTTGCAGAAGATGATTAAAGAGTTTTAGGATGCATGAATCTAAACCTGTATAAACACCTTTACGACACCACACAAGGCTCTTAGTTACCCAAGCTCCTAATTTTGAGGATGAGAGAGATGAAGACTACTTTGTGCTAATGGAGTAAAGAGCATCATGTATGAGATGGTCTATAGCAGACTAGATTTGGTGCATGTTGTTAGTGTGGTTAACAAGTTCATGGTAGATCCTTAATGTGTTTATTGGGAGCCTTTTCCATGGTGTTAAGATATTTGAATGGAACAATATCCTTTAGTATAGTATATAGACGGTCCTACGCATAACAAAACTGCTATACAGGGGTTGGTAGACACTAATTTTGCAAGGAATGTTGATACCAAAATGTCACTTTTTGGGTATGTTTTTACATTGTTTGAAACTGTAGGTTGATAGAAATCCAAATTGCAATCAGTGGTGACTTTTTTTACTACATGAGAGAGTATATAGCGTTCACAGAGAGGATGAATGAGACACTGTGGTTGAATGGAATGATTGGAGAGTTGGGTATTATGCAAAACTGTGTGACTATTCATTGTGATAGTCAAAGTGTCATACATCTAGTTGATAATCAGATCTTCCACGAGAGAACCAAATACATAGATATTATATTGCACTTCATGAGAGATGTTGTTGAGTTTAGAGAGGTTAGAATCGGAAAGATAGTCTCACAGGAGAATCACGTATATATGTTTACAAAATTCTTATTAAGATCAAAATTCAAACCGTGCTTGGAgcatattaattttttgtttaaggATAAAGAAAAATGATATAGAGAACTCTTACATGATTTGAAGTTAAGATGGAAAATTGTGTTGATTAACTCTAAATCATGTTTAATAGATGATTTGCTTTAAGAGCTAAATAAAATGATTAGAGATTATCTAgtacaaattatttaataatagtgAGAAATATCATAATGCAGATTTggtagatttttttattaattttttaatctaggTCTTATATATATAGACTCTTATGTAGTATATATAGACTACACAATATTGCGTTAGACTATGTCTACATAACCTTCcaatgttattaaaaatattttctttaattcatACTAATAACGAACTTTGTTTTTCccaaaagaaatatttaattttatatatgttatctaaCATATCGACAAAGAAAATCAACAGCTTCATTCAAATATATGGAAAATCTTTATCAACCATATATCAATCTCTTAAATAGATTTTATTATGTAAAAGAAATTCAATAAATCCCTACTAACAGGCATTCTggggttttatttatttaaaaagaaagaaagaattgACCGTATAATCCGACGTATGTATATATCACTGAAAATGCTACTGTTCAAAGTTCAAATATAAggtaatgtttttattttaattttgtcattttcaacctatatttaaatataaaattagtgATTTAGGGTTGTGAAATGACAAGGGCTCCAACATAATAGACAGAATCCTCAAGAAGActtggaaaaaaaatcattctttgCGCGTGTTTGATGAAAATTTAGAATCACTTTGACTTTGCCAGTGATGGGCATCACCACCAAGGGAAAAACTTGTGTACTCGCGTCACTAGATAAACACAATGCACCTAAATCAGGATTATCcaaatttcaatattttctaattaacatACCTATGTGGatgtgttttattttaataataattttccaataaataatattttacctTGGAGGAAACATCATCATCAGAGTGACAGGAAGGAACGGTAGACACTCGAACGTAACTGGTACGGAATGCAAAACTTCATATCATTCACAtgattatactttttttatagCTTTCGGTCAAACGACCAATATGTTcaattatttcaataatattatcattattagcAACAATGACGCTAAGGTTGGAATCTGTGATTAGCTTCGTCTTTTTTCACTGGTCAGAGTTGGATCCAACAAGAAGAGAGGCTGAAGTCAACGAACAAAAGAAGAGTCTTCCCTCTCTATTTTCTATTCAGAAGTGAAGTCTGTTTTGTTTTGTCTGACAGCAATCCAAAAAGAAGCAAACAGAAGAGGCAACAGGACACACAGACCAATATTGAAGAATTGGGTTGTGTTGGTTGGCTTGTAGTGTGGGGCATTGGGTTTACTCCTTCAAAATGAAAAGGATCAAAAAGAACTTTGCTTCAAagtcatgaaaaataaaagaataaggtGGTAAAGGAAAGCGGCGCTGGCCACCACCTTCACACTCAAACAAGACCAATTCAACCAAACATATTTGACTGCAAATACCCAAACACAACAAGTTTTGAGGTAAACTCGTGCATATGATTGTTGCTAATTTAGTTAAGCTTTTGCATTTTTCTTCATTGCATTGACCTGCCAAACACCGCAATAACCGCTCAACATTTCCTTCCATCAACTTACAAACTCTATTCATCATTAATTTGGATTCAactttctttgaaaaactcgtTCCTATAAAATTTCATTCTTTTTCCTTCACTTTTTTATCAACCTTTCTGTTTGACTGTTGAACATTTGGTCAGTGCTCTGCCTAACAAGGGGACAAAATCTATGCGTTCAACACTTAGGAAGTCTCTTGGAAAGTTCACACCAAGTTTCTTATATGTATTTACGAAAACAATTATCTGCATAAGATTATCCCAAGATTGTTGTAGTTACTCCAAAAAGACAAAATATGgcataaaagtataaataattgCCTATTTATAACCATCatgattaatataaaaatataaataaaaaaatacaaatttaagcCCCTTTCCTCTCATagaaaaaatgatattaaattgttgatcatcaagaaaaaaaaaactagtcaTTCAGCGTGGCATATATCTCACTGTGGATAGTCCCGAGTCACAATTCAATCAGAACATTTGAATTGTTATGAGTATAACAACAACTTGTACCTAATTATCAATTATAGTTTTTACCTTAATAATAAGTCTTAAttgaacaaaataataaatatttgagtAACCCTTGAAGTAACCTTTGAAAGGTGCTTAGAGTTGGGATATGTTTCACACAACTTTTCTTTcatattaaaagttaaaaataaaaatttagaatttaaagtaaaaattgttcgtcattatttattttttaagtttgaaacctctttttataatataaaatagttgataaatctttttaaaaactttgattttgtttaaatgtattatttttgtccaatgaaaaaaaaaattatatttatgtaGAAACATTAgtgaaattaaatttaaattgcgTAAAATGATTTCAATGatcatgaaaatattaaaatcatatattttttaaaaaataaacattagtgaaattaatttaaatagcGTAAAATGATTTCAAtgataatgaaaatattaaaatcatatatttttctaaaaaaaaaaattaggtgatttgaaaatcatatataaattaatcaaataaatttaaatcaatgataaaatatttaacttatTGTATATTgatgtttaataaaaaaaatatagtaatttACACGGCACCGATGTTCTCTAAAACTTTCTCGAATTACACTAGCattcagattttttttaattatatacaaatttttcctttattttaaaaaagggGTGCAAGTATAATTTAGAAACCACTGGATATGTTATTCTGATATACTCAATACttaaatacttaaatttaaaagtaaaaaaaaaaaattatagttaacCATTGAAAACAAAGTAAAGTAATTTTGAGACTATGTTGAAGAAGATAAAAGAACTACCTAATAAAACAATCTAccaaaaactaataaaataatttcaaccCTATAAAACTGGCTCATTTACATTTGGGTGGTCCGAGGGTgacctgataaacccaacaaacactcgctaagATAGGTTCAAAataactctgataccatattaccaaataaactttaagtttaactcaacctcatGAAACCGGCTCataagtgttcaattcaaaaaaatatttgttgaatttttgaaaattatagcacgattctaacacaattttaaaaggtataaatacaataactttataaaaactcaaatttattgaataaatttttattatgattataaaaataagaacaaattcttttgaaccaatcataaaaaaatcttCCTGCTCCCAAAAGAATCTGGAACATAcatttgcacataaatatttattttcaatttatataatttaaaattatataatatatagatcagTGTGTCCTCCTATcttacattttaaagattatacgtatcttcaTGTCTGGATCCGTATCGTGTCACTGTATCCATAGTACTACCAAGGTTTTGAAAGGTGTAGACTTCCTCACAGTTTTTAAGAGTTTTGAAAGGTGTAGAGTTCCTCCCAATATGTAAGCACAATTCTAATGATTATATTAGAATTTGGAAGTACACAAACCACCCACTTTATTCTATTCTACTAGTCCTAACAGAGAACTCACCCTACAGAAACATTTGtttctattttctcttctcTGTTTTTATAAACCCTTGAGCCTATGTTACCAAGGCATGTTTGTCCATGAAAACGTAGCTTCAGGAAATATAAAAGCTTGATGTCATCAACAACAGTAACATGATAAATAAGTAAAGGGGTGTATTAATATTAGATAATACCCTGGTGTGAACATATAATACTTTGACAATGATATAGTCATCATCTAATACAGTTCAAATTGTATCGTGTGTATTCAAATGAGCTCAATCCACTTTCAATGATTTAAACGAAGGAATCCTGATTAGCCCAATGTGAAAAATGACAGGTCTAATACATTTGGAattttgtctttgttttctCAAAGATCTCTTCAGCAATCATGGCTTCATTACCATCTGCTCTTTTGATTTCCAGTGTTGCTTTCTGATAGAATCCAGTACCTCGCAGTGCATCTGCAATGAAATCATCAAACCCAATAGCAATTGCTGCCTCAGCCTTTGCTCCATAAACTAACCTCTGTTACAAAAGAATACTATAATGAGTTAGCTCTAAATATGATAAATGTGGTATAAAGGAAACACATAGGAAAATCAGGGCATTGCAATTTCCAACCTTAATTCGAGAAAGGTGGATTGCACCAAAGCACATGGGACAAGGTTCACAGGAAGTAAATATTTCACAGTCTGTAAGTTCTATTTGGTTAAGCTTCTTACATGCCTGTAAAGAAAACATTGCATTTGTTAGTTTTTGTTTATCATTCACTGCATAATGTTTCTTACacctaaattataaaaaaacaaaacatgcAGAGTAACTCAATCACATTTCAGTTCTTTTGGAAGTTAAAGCCTTAACCACCAGCCAACAACTTGTCTAATTATAAACCTGTTGTTCTTAAAGCGAGGTATCAAATCTAGTAGCATTTTCAAGTATACATTTAAATTCTTCACAAAGCAGCAACATTTTCATCTAAGACATAGTCTGCGCACTAAAATTTAAACAGAAATCAGTACCCCTAAAGCGTGCATAGCCTTATACCATTTGCATAAAGTATAATCTGGTCAAATCTTTAGGCATCCTatctaaaatttaaacaaatactAACAAGAATTTAACCACTTTCCAGAAGGAGTTCACTGAAACAAAGAAACATAGGTTAAATGGTGATGTGTCTTAAATACTAACATGATTTTGTTCTACATGTATCAGATCTCAAAACTAGTTGTTTAGAGCACATGTTGTCCTAAAAGTAATCTCAAAGAGTGCTTGATAATTGCCCCCAATGAGCTAAAACCAACGGATGTGTCTAAGGTTTGAGTGGTATATTTCTATGAAATCTTGCCTGTTATGATTATGATCCATCTTTTATAGTTTCAACCATTCCTATCAGAAATTGTAAATTCTTAATCAGTAGATCCCTTTGGTAAAAATCTTGAATATCCACCAACAAACCAGTATCATTGCATTTAAAAAACACAGGACATAAGAGACAACAAAATCGACACTTTAAAAATAAACCAATAATAGACAAACATATGTTTGAGTCCGAAAAACACAAATATTTActaaaagaaaatgtttttcatgttgTACAAGGGCATCATTTGCCTATTCAAAATCCAACCTCTCTTATTGCTGTCACCTCAGCATGAGCAGTTGGGTCTGTGTTTCTCAGAACCATATTGTGGCAACTAGCAACTATTTCACCCTTACAAACTATAACAGCACCAAATGGGCCTCCATCTTTACAATCTACCCCATTATATGCTTCTTCAACAGCTTTCGTTACAAATTTGTGGTCTGTATCCTGCACAACTAATTAAACAACGACCACatcaaaagaaaagcaattaagAGACTAGTACAAAATATCAAGCAAGCAAACAAAAACACCAACTGATGCTTTACATGTTGATTTACATAAACAGGCTTTGAAAGATTAGATATATAATACATCATTTGTTTTCAAGCCTAATGTTTGCCCTATGAATACTAAATTCAGGTTTCTTTCTATTGATGAAATGATAAGACATGCACAGGACTCTGACATctgaaacaaatataaaaattgacCTCGGAAAATATCAAGAAATATGAGGCATTAAACGTAAATGCATCAATGAAGTCGGCCATGGATAACTAATCGAGCAAAACTGCAACAAGAAATCTAAACTATGCAAAAGAATTACCTTCATGGTGACCAGCAAACTCAGAAGCTACTGAGACAGTCCCATCTTTAGTTTCCACAACTGAAAGaatcaagaaaagaaagaaaaataaataaacacaacGAAGTAAATGAAACATTATATTCTAAATATCCAATACTTGTTCTGTTGTTCAATTAGGTAGGGAATTTCAATTTTCAAGGATGCATGTAATCAATCCTATGAAACTTCATATTTCCCTGGTGACTTTATATACTTCATTACTTCTAATACAAAGTCCCAAAAGAATTCAACGCTCTGCAAATATCATCAACACAACCAAAATGTAGCATGCACATATTGCAAAAAGATTCAAAAAAATCAATGCAAAGCACAAAACCATGAAAAGGGTAAGCAAGAAAAACACATAATCGTACAATCACACCCGAAAAAAATAGGAATCTGGAAAAACTAAATCATGTACTTAACATAAAAATGAGTACGATAAAGAAACAAGGTATACACCGTTAACTTCCTCCATGACAGGAGCGTTCGATTAATGAAGAAGTTGTcggagaaagaaaaaaattgttgtcTAAAGGAGGAGGAAGAATGGTAATCGTGAAAACAGAATATGCTGAGTACCTTAAATAAAACAGAGGACATGTGAATCTTATGCAACTCTTAtgattaaaataacaataaatagaTTAAGTAATACATTCCCTAGGCACCATGATTTGGTGGCATgaaattaataatgaaatattgaaaaaaaaaagaaaaaggaagaagaagatgcaTGATTACCGTGTGATGTGATTGATGTATCTCTGTCGTACTCGTCACACTCCCGTTGTTGTTTTACGACTTTATCCTATGCATGCatttaagtaataaaaaatttcaaagtttTAAACAACTCTAATTAATCACGTATCACATGGGattacattttttaatcattCCATGTAAACTATGAATTCATTTAATGCACACTAACAGAAATTGTATAAtgtacttttaaaattttaacctTATTATTACTGATATCctaaattttaattctttactcatcaaataaaattataactcAAAACATTCTtggatttaattaaattttaccatataatttttttaaaataatttagaaattatattaatattttctaatttggcttctttgaaatatgtttttaaaacaataataattaaatataaggaTTTTTCAATACATGATTCAGTTTCATATAACTAAGGACAgtgattaatatattaatttctcTACATTATAACCTTATAAtgttctttttttatatttaaaatacattcatttcactaattttaaataacaaTGCTAGTaaatttaatgtatattttagtaaaaaataatacaaaatttgttCATTCGTCTATTAAATGGAGAGGGCTAAGAACGAGTTGCATGGGGTGCTAGAGCACGGGCGGTGGTGTGAGAATAAGGATGAAGTTAAAGATATGGTTAGAGATTTTTTTAAAGCTGGATTTGACGGGAACGAAGAGTTGTTGGTTAAGTTAGATAATGTATGTTTTAACTCTATTTCTGGAGTGGATAATCAGATGTTAGTTGGAGCTTTTTCAGAGGAGGAAATTAAGGAAGCAGTGTGATGTTGTGATAGCTCAAAGAGTCCAGGTCTAGACGATTTTAATTTGGGTTTTATAAAGTTCTGTTGGGAATTCATTAAAGTGGACATTATGGCGGCGGTGAAGGATTTCGAGTTCTGCGGTAAGTGGCCTTGAGGTTCAAATGCCTCGTTCTTATGTCTGATTCCAAAGAATGAAAATTCGCAGCAGCTTCGAGAGTTTAGACCTATTTTGTTGATCGGATGCCTGTAAAATTATTTCGAAGGTGTTGTCATTACGTCTGAAAAAGGTGAATGAAGTGTTAGATGAGATGTTTGTTGGACAACATGTTAGTTGCCAATGAAGTGTTGGATGAGATGAAAATAAGGAAGAAAAGGTGTGTCTTCTTTAAA encodes:
- the LOC137807097 gene encoding guanosine deaminase-like isoform X3, producing MVLRNTDPTAHAEVTAIREACKKLNQIELTDCEIFTSCEPCPMCFGAIHLSRIKRLVYGAKAEAAIAIGFDDFIADALRGTGFYQKATLEIKRADGNEAMIAEEIFEKTKTKFQMY
- the LOC137807097 gene encoding guanosine deaminase-like isoform X1, translating into MEEVNVVETKDGTVSVASEFAGHHEVVQDTDHKFVTKAVEEAYNGVDCKDGGPFGAVIVCKGEIVASCHNMVLRNTDPTAHAEVTAIREACKKLNQIELTDCEIFTSCEPCPMCFGAIHLSRIKRLVYGAKAEAAIAIGFDDFIADALRGTGFYQKATLEIKRADGNEAMIAEEIFEKTKTKFQMY
- the LOC137807097 gene encoding guanosine deaminase-like isoform X2; this translates as MKDTDHKFVTKAVEEAYNGVDCKDGGPFGAVIVCKGEIVASCHNMVLRNTDPTAHAEVTAIREACKKLNQIELTDCEIFTSCEPCPMCFGAIHLSRIKRLVYGAKAEAAIAIGFDDFIADALRGTGFYQKATLEIKRADGNEAMIAEEIFEKTKTKFQMY